Proteins encoded within one genomic window of Microbacterium sp. zg-B185:
- a CDS encoding fumarylacetoacetate hydrolase family protein, giving the protein MTTTDRLHAPFALGRFRDADGVALGLVAGDRIRRLTAVELGAADLNAFLAEPDWDRLSALASSDGSWMPVAEVVLTAPVEPRQVLQAGANYRQHVIELVAAGLTQNSDRTPEQAREFAATMMDERAAGGEPYFFIGLQACVVGDDVPLVLPAYSDQHDWELELAVVIGREAFRVSREEALDHVAGYTIVNDITTRDLVFRKDMKEIGTDWYRSKNAPGFLPTGPFLVPAPFVRAGEVNLRLELNGQVMQDGSTSDLLFDIPALISGASQTMPLLPGDILLTGSPAGNGQHWRRFLRDGDVMTGSIEGLGTQAVRCVAPRSGAGVSTRETSL; this is encoded by the coding sequence ATGACGACGACCGACCGACTCCACGCCCCGTTCGCGCTCGGCCGCTTCCGAGACGCCGACGGTGTCGCCCTCGGTCTGGTCGCCGGTGACCGCATCCGTCGCCTCACCGCCGTTGAGCTCGGCGCCGCCGACCTCAACGCGTTCCTCGCCGAGCCGGACTGGGACCGCCTGAGTGCGCTGGCATCATCGGACGGATCCTGGATGCCGGTGGCCGAGGTGGTCCTGACCGCTCCGGTCGAGCCGCGCCAGGTGCTCCAGGCGGGTGCGAACTACCGCCAGCACGTGATCGAACTGGTGGCCGCGGGCCTCACCCAGAACAGCGATCGTACGCCGGAGCAGGCGCGCGAGTTCGCCGCCACCATGATGGACGAGCGGGCCGCCGGGGGCGAGCCGTACTTCTTCATCGGCCTGCAGGCCTGCGTCGTCGGGGACGACGTGCCGCTGGTGCTTCCGGCGTACAGCGATCAGCACGATTGGGAGCTCGAGCTGGCAGTGGTGATCGGTCGCGAGGCGTTCCGGGTCTCGCGGGAGGAGGCGCTGGATCACGTCGCCGGCTACACGATCGTCAACGACATCACCACGCGCGACCTCGTCTTCCGCAAGGACATGAAGGAGATCGGCACGGACTGGTACCGGTCCAAGAACGCCCCGGGGTTCCTTCCGACCGGACCGTTCCTGGTGCCCGCGCCGTTCGTGCGCGCCGGCGAGGTGAACCTGCGCCTCGAGCTGAACGGGCAGGTCATGCAGGACGGCTCCACCAGCGACCTGCTCTTCGACATCCCCGCCCTCATCTCGGGAGCGTCGCAGACGATGCCGCTGCTGCCCGGCGACATCCTGCTGACCGGCAGTCCGGCCGGCAACGGTCAGCACTGGAGGCGGTTCCTGCGCGACGGCGACGTCATGACCGGCAGCATCGAGGGCCTCGGCACGCAGGCCGTGCGGTGCGTCGCCCCTCGATCGGGCGCCGGCGTGTCCACCCGGGAAACGAGCCTGTGA
- a CDS encoding VOC family protein has product MIKLLSHLSYVEITAADVEVSVDFYVNQVGLTEVDRIDGKVYLRCWGDYYKYSVVVAPGDGPSLVTAAWRTTSPEALEEAAKRVQAAGIEGEWFEGPAIGRAYRFTGPWGHTLTLHWDVERVHVTDGSNASIYPDRPTRRSKVAGAPRQLDHVTIATSDVDAFAAWYSEVLGFRVMARTVLDEAPVSVFSVLTTNEKSHDLGVVRDGSTRAGRINHYAFWVDTREELLIAADVLMENGYPIEYGPSIHGIGEQNFLYYREPSGLRIELNTGGYRNYVPDWEPNTWRPSQGSNNFYRNGAMPMSMTESFPAADGPSATEEGVPDEIKAALFNPYAKHGQG; this is encoded by the coding sequence ATGATCAAGCTGCTCTCCCACCTCTCCTATGTCGAGATCACGGCGGCCGATGTCGAGGTCTCCGTCGACTTCTACGTCAACCAGGTCGGGCTCACCGAGGTCGACCGGATCGACGGCAAGGTGTATCTGCGCTGCTGGGGGGACTATTACAAGTACTCCGTCGTGGTCGCACCGGGCGACGGGCCGTCGCTGGTGACGGCGGCATGGCGCACGACCAGCCCCGAGGCGTTGGAGGAGGCGGCCAAGCGTGTTCAGGCGGCAGGCATCGAGGGCGAGTGGTTCGAGGGACCGGCAATCGGCCGCGCCTACCGCTTCACCGGCCCGTGGGGCCACACCCTCACGCTGCACTGGGACGTGGAGCGCGTCCACGTCACCGACGGGTCGAACGCCTCGATCTATCCCGACCGCCCCACCCGGCGCAGCAAGGTCGCAGGAGCCCCGCGCCAGCTGGACCACGTCACGATCGCGACCAGCGATGTCGACGCGTTCGCGGCCTGGTACAGCGAGGTGCTGGGCTTCCGCGTGATGGCCAGGACGGTCCTGGATGAGGCCCCCGTCTCGGTGTTCTCGGTGCTGACCACCAACGAGAAGTCCCACGACCTCGGTGTCGTGCGGGACGGATCGACCCGCGCCGGGCGCATCAACCACTACGCGTTCTGGGTCGACACCCGCGAAGAGCTTCTCATCGCCGCAGACGTCCTGATGGAGAACGGCTATCCCATCGAGTACGGCCCGTCCATCCACGGCATCGGCGAGCAGAACTTCCTCTACTACCGGGAACCCTCCGGCTTGCGCATCGAGCTGAACACCGGCGGCTACCGCAACTACGTGCCGGACTGGGAACCGAACACCTGGCGCCCGTCCCAGGGATCGAACAACTTCTACCGCAACGGGGCCATGCCGATGTCCATGACAGAGTCCTTCCCTGCCGCGGACGGCCCGAGTGCGACGGAGGAGGGGGTGCCGGACGAGATCAAGGCGGCGCTGTTCAACCCCTACGCCAAGCACGGTCAGGGCTGA
- a CDS encoding Gfo/Idh/MocA family oxidoreductase, with the protein MSHGVGIVGAGPGAAALHLPTIARMPEDFSVVHISDAGSGRAEQLASPIGARWSAGTAELLADPRVSVVVLCSPPAEHAVQILASVAAGKPAVLCEKPLATTPDDAATVIAACREAGTALLIGTNHLYDPAWGRAKHHLLAGGRPVRAVSVTLALPPNGRYHDVVTNASAPASVPARGAPDLSEAGVAASVVRALITGLAVHDLPILRDLAPVFERVVFARAIAPIGYAVGYRASGIPVRLTTVMLPSGADAVWRLDITTDTDLVEVSFPPAFVHAGSATVRVTAPSGRVTTYPPAGPDGYVAEWGALADLLNGTSVVEYDELLDDSRYALTLAEAAAARIRSGGGP; encoded by the coding sequence ATGTCGCACGGTGTCGGGATCGTCGGAGCCGGCCCCGGCGCGGCCGCGCTGCACCTGCCCACGATCGCCCGCATGCCCGAGGACTTCTCCGTCGTGCACATCTCGGATGCCGGCAGCGGTCGCGCCGAGCAGCTCGCGTCTCCGATCGGCGCTCGCTGGTCTGCGGGGACCGCGGAGCTGCTGGCCGATCCCCGGGTGTCGGTCGTGGTGCTGTGCAGTCCGCCCGCCGAGCACGCGGTGCAGATCCTGGCGAGTGTGGCGGCCGGAAAGCCCGCCGTGCTGTGCGAGAAGCCCCTCGCGACGACCCCGGACGATGCCGCGACGGTGATCGCCGCGTGCCGCGAGGCGGGAACGGCTCTGCTGATCGGCACCAACCACCTGTACGACCCGGCGTGGGGCCGGGCGAAGCACCATCTCCTCGCCGGTGGTCGCCCGGTTCGAGCCGTCTCCGTGACCCTGGCGCTGCCGCCCAACGGCCGCTACCACGACGTGGTCACGAACGCCTCGGCGCCGGCCTCGGTCCCGGCCCGTGGCGCCCCCGACCTGTCTGAGGCCGGCGTCGCGGCATCCGTCGTGCGCGCGCTGATCACGGGCCTGGCGGTGCACGATCTACCGATACTGCGCGATCTCGCCCCCGTGTTCGAGAGGGTCGTCTTCGCGCGCGCGATCGCTCCGATCGGCTACGCCGTCGGCTACCGTGCGTCGGGCATCCCCGTGCGACTCACGACGGTCATGCTGCCGTCGGGCGCTGACGCGGTGTGGCGCCTGGACATCACCACCGATACCGACCTGGTGGAGGTGTCGTTCCCGCCCGCCTTCGTCCACGCCGGCAGCGCGACGGTGCGGGTGACGGCGCCGTCCGGCAGGGTGACGACCTATCCGCCCGCCGGCCCCGACGGGTACGTGGCCGAGTGGGGCGCGCTCGCCGACCTGCTGAACGGCACGAGCGTCGTCGAGTACGACGAGCTGCTCGATGACTCTCGCTATGCACTGACGCTGGCCGAGGCGGCGGCCGCGCGCATCCGCTCCGGAGGTGGACCATGA
- a CDS encoding ROK family protein: MATESTLRFGAQTDEVTSLLRIVNMVRAGDAATRPEIGRVTGLGRGVVTQRVEQAIGIGYLEDGEFGPSSGGRAPRTLRFRSGRGRIIVCALGALHIHVGVAMLEGDILEETHRAWDISRGPAETLDTAMAMIDEVLARTPDVPIWGISVGIPGPVDFASGRPVAPPIMPGWNGFDIRRRFEQRYDAPVWVDNDVNLLALNERTRRPDEHVNLIYCKVGSGIGAGLLSQGRIHRGANGAAGDIGHVRVAGSDALCRCGKIGCLEAVAGGWALVRDAEVAIADGATGALAQRTREGEPLTPEAIARAAEDGDALAISLIQRCARVVGESIAALVNMFNPGTIVIGGAVVGAGEVFLAEVRQRVYELSLPLATRDLNIVQSQNDVREPLRGGAEMVREQLFDVTFPRWFADGRPTVAGVRAGA, encoded by the coding sequence ATGGCGACAGAGTCCACCCTGCGTTTCGGCGCTCAGACCGACGAGGTGACGAGCCTGCTGCGCATCGTCAACATGGTGCGCGCGGGCGACGCGGCAACCCGACCCGAGATCGGACGCGTGACCGGGCTCGGTCGCGGCGTCGTGACGCAGCGCGTGGAGCAGGCGATCGGCATCGGCTACCTCGAGGACGGCGAGTTCGGCCCCTCCTCGGGCGGTCGGGCGCCGCGCACGCTGCGGTTCCGCAGCGGTCGCGGCCGGATCATCGTGTGCGCGCTCGGTGCGCTGCACATCCACGTCGGCGTCGCGATGCTCGAGGGCGACATCCTCGAAGAGACGCACCGGGCGTGGGACATCTCGCGCGGACCCGCCGAGACGCTGGACACCGCGATGGCCATGATCGACGAGGTCCTCGCCCGCACGCCCGATGTTCCGATCTGGGGCATCTCGGTCGGCATCCCCGGTCCGGTGGACTTCGCCTCCGGGCGGCCCGTCGCACCGCCGATCATGCCGGGCTGGAACGGCTTCGACATCCGCCGCCGGTTCGAGCAGCGCTACGACGCGCCGGTCTGGGTCGACAACGACGTGAACCTGCTCGCGCTCAACGAGCGGACGCGGCGGCCCGACGAGCACGTGAACCTGATCTACTGCAAGGTCGGCTCCGGAATCGGCGCCGGTCTGCTCTCGCAGGGCCGCATCCACCGGGGTGCCAACGGGGCAGCCGGCGACATCGGGCACGTCCGCGTCGCCGGATCGGATGCGCTGTGCCGGTGCGGCAAGATCGGCTGCCTGGAGGCTGTCGCCGGAGGCTGGGCGCTCGTGCGCGACGCGGAGGTCGCGATCGCCGATGGCGCAACCGGCGCGCTCGCGCAGCGCACGCGGGAGGGCGAGCCGCTCACCCCGGAGGCGATCGCGCGTGCAGCCGAGGACGGCGACGCGCTCGCGATCTCGCTGATCCAGCGCTGTGCGCGCGTGGTGGGCGAGTCCATCGCGGCGCTGGTGAACATGTTCAACCCCGGGACGATCGTGATCGGCGGCGCGGTCGTGGGAGCCGGCGAGGTCTTCCTCGCCGAGGTGCGCCAGCGGGTGTACGAGCTGTCACTTCCCCTCGCGACCCGAGACCTGAACATCGTGCAGTCGCAGAACGACGTGCGTGAGCCCTTGCGCGGCGGCGCCGAGATGGTGCGCGAGCAGCTGTTCGATGTCACCTTCCCGCGCTGGTTCGCCGATGGCCGCCCGACGGTCGCGGGGGTCCGCGCGGGCGCCTGA
- a CDS encoding DUF6379 domain-containing protein: MATHNSLFSEQDVHRRDDGIAVSVQLPWYRSLWLSAVDDVAASVNGIAVPRDDLRFELNGRSYRIDELPEQWDTLWFVADKPEVVIPLDHAPQAGEKLTVEVVLTMRLLYMQIMPGADGGPGRYVTNRVPVQREVVLA; the protein is encoded by the coding sequence ATGGCCACCCACAATTCCCTCTTCTCCGAGCAGGACGTCCATCGCCGCGACGACGGCATCGCCGTATCCGTGCAGCTGCCCTGGTACCGCAGCCTGTGGCTGTCGGCCGTCGACGACGTCGCGGCCTCGGTCAACGGGATCGCGGTGCCCAGGGACGACCTGCGTTTCGAACTGAACGGCAGGAGCTACCGCATCGACGAGCTGCCCGAGCAGTGGGACACGCTCTGGTTCGTCGCCGACAAGCCCGAGGTGGTCATTCCGCTCGATCATGCGCCCCAGGCGGGTGAGAAGCTGACCGTCGAGGTCGTGCTGACGATGCGGCTGCTGTACATGCAGATCATGCCCGGCGCGGACGGCGGCCCCGGCCGCTACGTCACCAACCGCGTCCCGGTGCAGCGCGAGGTCGTGCTGGCCTGA
- a CDS encoding sugar phosphate isomerase/epimerase: protein MTDGIAGTGIKLGITLYSLTSEFAAGLYTPETLIKAAADHGLGPGIEFNIAQMLRTYPNVDEEFVRIWRDSMDRYGLEPSAIGTNLDMGRRKDRDMTPDEEHDFLARQLETAHTLGFTKVVIRSHGKELLRGLLPLAEKYDQKLGYEIHAPSGPNDPQVLQMREMYDELQSDRLGFTADFSSTMHSLSPTLLRTLRQMGMDEKHFPVMDEIWHEPTPMHVRNQKFEDYLTGEGVDPLRFGPFTRLAFNMHGLVPPEEWLDIMPQIFHVHAKFYDIDDDGNEPAMDIPRIVRQFVEGGYQGYLSSEWEGHAFSDLGESDPIDLVKKQHALMRRAIEDTVAERLPA, encoded by the coding sequence ATGACTGACGGCATCGCCGGCACCGGGATCAAGCTCGGGATCACCCTCTATTCGCTCACCTCCGAGTTCGCGGCAGGGCTGTACACGCCCGAGACGCTCATCAAGGCGGCCGCCGATCACGGGCTCGGTCCGGGCATCGAGTTCAACATCGCCCAGATGCTGCGCACCTATCCCAATGTGGACGAGGAGTTCGTCCGCATCTGGCGCGACAGCATGGACCGCTACGGACTCGAGCCGAGTGCGATCGGAACCAACCTCGACATGGGGCGCCGCAAGGACCGCGACATGACCCCCGACGAGGAGCACGATTTCCTCGCGCGACAGCTCGAGACCGCGCACACCCTCGGCTTCACGAAGGTCGTCATCCGCTCGCACGGCAAAGAGCTGCTGCGCGGGCTGCTGCCGCTCGCCGAGAAGTACGACCAGAAGCTCGGCTACGAGATCCACGCCCCATCGGGGCCGAACGACCCGCAGGTCCTGCAGATGCGGGAGATGTACGACGAGCTGCAGTCCGACCGCCTCGGCTTCACCGCCGACTTCTCCTCGACGATGCACAGCCTGTCCCCGACGCTGCTGCGGACGCTGCGCCAGATGGGCATGGACGAGAAGCATTTCCCCGTGATGGACGAGATCTGGCATGAGCCGACGCCCATGCACGTGCGCAACCAGAAGTTCGAGGACTACCTCACCGGCGAGGGCGTCGACCCCCTGCGGTTCGGCCCGTTCACCCGGCTGGCGTTCAACATGCACGGGCTGGTGCCGCCTGAGGAGTGGCTCGACATCATGCCGCAGATCTTCCACGTGCACGCCAAGTTCTACGACATCGACGACGACGGGAACGAACCGGCCATGGACATCCCCCGGATCGTCCGCCAGTTCGTCGAGGGCGGCTATCAGGGCTATCTGTCCAGCGAGTGGGAGGGTCATGCGTTCTCCGACCTCGGGGAGTCCGATCCGATCGATCTGGTCAAGAAGCAGCACGCGCTCATGCGGCGCGCGATCGAGGACACCGTCGCCGAGCGACTGCCGGCCTGA
- a CDS encoding sugar phosphate isomerase/epimerase — protein sequence MTAVDRYAGELGTPIQGVTLYSFTRAFHGREYDLEGLIRKVAADGYGPGLEVIGFSSFRGFPVIEDSFAGWFRDLVEEVGLVTTSLAVNADIGIHRDRLLTQDELIDYMTLQIQAAAKLGFPIARVQISITPDSMEALAPIAEQHGVTLALEVHADQYASHPRILALRDRFAQVRSPFLGFTMDWGATVSGFAPSLIEAYRRRGASEELLAQVTGLWDEFYQQGPPVDQADHGQRFGRFIALAAQNGRPDLGIDFGINGTGLFGSARVADWLEIMPWIRHVHGKFFGIDENGEEPSVPVRDLIRLLVENGYSGAISSEYEGWHWNHWQSPFEIIAGEQALQRSAAADAGSRMITDAGEARSLLQTHLAQPVRG from the coding sequence ATGACCGCGGTGGACCGGTACGCCGGAGAACTCGGCACGCCCATCCAGGGCGTCACCCTGTACAGCTTCACGCGCGCCTTCCACGGCCGCGAGTACGACCTCGAAGGCCTCATCCGCAAGGTGGCGGCAGACGGGTACGGACCAGGACTGGAGGTCATCGGGTTCTCCAGTTTCCGCGGGTTCCCGGTGATCGAGGACTCGTTCGCGGGCTGGTTCCGCGACCTGGTCGAAGAGGTGGGGCTGGTGACGACGTCGCTCGCCGTGAACGCCGACATCGGCATCCACCGTGACCGACTGCTCACGCAGGACGAGCTGATCGACTACATGACGCTGCAGATCCAGGCGGCAGCGAAGCTCGGCTTCCCCATCGCGCGGGTGCAGATCTCGATCACCCCGGACTCGATGGAGGCCCTCGCGCCGATCGCCGAGCAGCACGGGGTCACTCTGGCGCTCGAGGTGCACGCCGACCAGTACGCGTCGCATCCGCGCATCCTGGCGCTGCGCGACCGGTTCGCGCAGGTCCGCTCGCCGTTCCTGGGGTTCACCATGGACTGGGGCGCCACCGTCAGCGGCTTCGCGCCCTCCCTGATCGAGGCGTACCGACGCCGCGGCGCTTCCGAAGAGCTGCTCGCGCAGGTCACCGGGCTGTGGGACGAGTTCTACCAGCAGGGGCCGCCGGTCGATCAGGCCGACCACGGTCAGCGGTTCGGCCGCTTCATCGCACTGGCCGCGCAGAATGGCCGCCCCGACCTCGGCATCGACTTCGGCATCAACGGCACCGGCCTGTTCGGCTCGGCCAGGGTGGCGGACTGGCTCGAGATCATGCCCTGGATCCGTCACGTTCACGGAAAGTTCTTCGGCATCGACGAGAACGGCGAAGAACCGTCGGTCCCGGTGCGCGACCTGATCCGGCTGCTCGTGGAGAACGGCTACTCGGGGGCGATCTCCAGCGAGTACGAGGGCTGGCACTGGAACCACTGGCAGAGCCCGTTCGAGATCATCGCCGGCGAGCAGGCCCTACAGCGCTCCGCCGCCGCCGACGCCGGCTCACGCATGATCACGGATGCCGGGGAAGCCCGGAGCCTGCTGCAGACCCACCTCGCCCAGCCGGTCCGCGGCTGA
- a CDS encoding DUF6379 domain-containing protein, with the protein MSAKSLEVLVIPDRIIEQGTLTTTGRRTAVEVRLPWYRALPGSCIAGAKLTIDGVEAPAESLRWRMNGREFDFSELADETGAWWFPTDSAVLSGELPVSPGREHEVRVDLTLFIPYIIISDTETLHIEEHDIKTMKAVAA; encoded by the coding sequence GTGTCGGCCAAGAGCCTGGAGGTTCTCGTGATCCCGGATCGCATCATCGAGCAGGGAACGCTCACGACCACGGGCAGGCGCACCGCGGTCGAGGTGCGCCTGCCCTGGTACCGCGCGCTGCCGGGATCCTGTATCGCCGGGGCGAAGCTGACCATCGACGGCGTGGAGGCTCCGGCAGAGTCGCTGCGCTGGAGGATGAACGGCCGCGAGTTCGACTTCTCCGAGCTCGCCGACGAGACGGGGGCGTGGTGGTTTCCCACGGACTCCGCCGTGCTCTCGGGGGAACTGCCGGTCTCGCCCGGGCGAGAGCACGAGGTGCGCGTGGATCTCACGCTCTTCATCCCGTACATCATCATCTCGGACACCGAGACGCTTCACATCGAAGAGCACGACATCAAGACCATGAAGGCGGTGGCGGCATGA
- a CDS encoding GMC oxidoreductase — protein sequence MSARDYPDAVDVAIVGSGPAGATYARILSERAPQARIALFEVGPTVTDPPGAHVKNIADPVARAAAQTRSEGPHAQESPDRAGGIVKTTQRRARPGTFLLESGYQVEGEDGLPAAAMSSNVGGMAAHWTGACPRPNDSERIAILDADGGFDELLTEAERLLGVTADAFDSSPYAPLVRGRLAAAEDAGRIARTRVQRMPLAVHRREDGNLVWSGSDVVFGEVTRTNPRFTLFDESLVTRVLVEDGRAAGIAVTDLRTGESCEVRAEFVVVAADALRTPQLLWASGVRPDALGRYLNDQVQIVFAVRIRDLEATDGGDGPAATGLSEYSGVTWVPFTDEMPFHGQVMQLDASPVKLAEDDPAAPGSIVGLGLFCAKDLQASDRIEFSDHEVDGYGMPAMTVHYRLTPRDHEVIARGTAEIVRLGAAVGEPLDERPFVMPLGASLHYQGTTRLGAADDGASVCSPRGEVWDVPGLFVAGNGVIPTATACNPTLTGVALAVHGARAIAEDLASR from the coding sequence ATGAGCGCACGCGACTATCCCGACGCCGTGGACGTCGCGATCGTCGGCAGCGGGCCCGCCGGGGCGACCTACGCCCGCATCCTCAGCGAGCGCGCGCCGCAGGCGAGGATCGCGCTGTTCGAGGTGGGCCCGACCGTCACCGACCCTCCGGGCGCGCACGTGAAGAACATCGCCGACCCCGTTGCGCGCGCCGCCGCGCAGACGCGATCGGAGGGTCCGCACGCACAGGAGAGCCCGGATCGCGCCGGCGGCATCGTCAAGACCACGCAGCGCCGCGCGCGTCCGGGCACATTCCTGCTGGAGAGCGGCTACCAGGTCGAGGGCGAGGACGGGCTCCCCGCCGCGGCGATGTCCAGCAATGTCGGTGGGATGGCTGCACACTGGACCGGCGCGTGCCCGCGACCCAATGACAGCGAGCGGATCGCGATCCTGGACGCCGACGGCGGCTTCGATGAGCTGCTCACCGAGGCGGAGCGGCTCCTGGGCGTGACGGCCGACGCGTTCGACAGCTCGCCGTACGCGCCGTTGGTGCGCGGCCGCCTCGCCGCGGCCGAGGATGCCGGCAGGATCGCGCGGACCCGCGTGCAGCGGATGCCGCTCGCGGTGCACCGCCGGGAGGACGGCAACCTCGTGTGGTCGGGCTCGGATGTCGTCTTCGGCGAGGTCACCCGCACCAACCCCCGCTTCACGCTCTTCGACGAGTCGCTCGTCACGCGGGTGCTGGTCGAGGACGGCCGCGCGGCGGGCATCGCCGTCACCGATCTGCGCACGGGCGAGAGCTGTGAAGTCCGCGCGGAATTCGTCGTGGTAGCGGCGGACGCGCTGCGCACGCCGCAGCTGCTGTGGGCATCCGGCGTCCGCCCCGATGCCCTCGGCCGCTACCTCAACGACCAGGTCCAGATCGTGTTCGCCGTGCGGATCCGCGACCTCGAGGCGACCGACGGCGGCGATGGCCCCGCCGCCACGGGGTTGAGCGAGTACAGCGGTGTGACGTGGGTGCCCTTCACCGACGAGATGCCCTTCCACGGGCAGGTGATGCAGCTGGATGCCTCGCCCGTGAAGCTCGCCGAGGACGACCCGGCCGCGCCCGGGTCCATTGTGGGGCTGGGCCTGTTCTGTGCCAAGGACCTGCAGGCGTCGGACCGCATCGAGTTCTCCGACCACGAGGTGGACGGATACGGGATGCCGGCGATGACCGTGCACTATCGCCTGACGCCCCGCGACCACGAGGTGATCGCGCGCGGCACGGCGGAGATCGTGCGCCTCGGCGCGGCCGTGGGCGAGCCCTTGGACGAGCGCCCCTTCGTGATGCCCCTCGGCGCCTCGCTGCACTACCAGGGCACCACCCGCCTGGGTGCCGCCGACGACGGTGCCAGCGTCTGCTCGCCCCGGGGTGAGGTGTGGGACGTGCCGGGTCTGTTCGTCGCCGGCAACGGCGTCATCCCCACCGCGACGGCGTGCAACCCGACGCTGACCGGAGTGGCCCTGGCCGTGCACGGTGCGCGTGCGATCGCCGAGGACCTGGCGAGCCGGTGA